In the genome of Muntiacus reevesi chromosome 5, mMunRee1.1, whole genome shotgun sequence, one region contains:
- the BLZF1 gene encoding golgin-45, which yields MATLESVETKVILTPSPIRGAGDGMETEEPPKSIEVTPGIQPITHHSLQSPRKKAVPSESPGVLQLGKILTEKAVEVEAVRILVPKAAITHNIPYKNAKVKSLGQHKGELLGQPEGVIESRKELSEVKNTLEKLKNSERRLLQDKEGLSNQLRVQSEVNRELKKLLVASVGDDLQYHFERVAREKNQLILENEALGRNIAQLSEQLERMSIQCDVWRSKFLASRVMADELTNSRAVLQRQNRDAQSAIQDLLSEREQFRQEMIATQKLLEELLVSLQWGREQTYYPSGQPHSTAELALTNHKLAKAVNSHLLGNVGTNGQKKVPSTVEFCSTPAEKMAETVLRILDPVTCTESSPDNPFSESSPATLLATKKNIGRFHPYTRYENITFNCCNHCQGELIAL from the exons TCATCCTTACTCCATCCCCAATCCGAGGAGCGGGAGATGGAATGGAAACTGAGGAGCCACCTAAATCTATTGAAGTTACTCCTGGGATCCAGCCTATAACACATCACAGCCTTCAGAGTCCACGAAAGAAAGCAGTCCCCTCAGAGAGCCCAGGAGTTCTTCAGCTAGGGAAGATTCTGACTGAAAAAGCCGTGGAAGTCGAAGCCGTAAGAATATTAGTTCCCAAAGCTGCTATAACCCATAATATCCCCTACAAAAATGCAAAGGTTAAGTCTCTGGGACAGCACAAAGGAGAACTCCTTGGCCAGCCAGAGGGAGTCATAGAATCCAGAAAAGAACTGTCCGAGGTAAAGAATACATTGGAAAAGCTCAAGAACTCTGAAAGGAGGTTGCTACAGGACAAAGAAGGCCTTTCAAACCAGCTCAGAGTACAGTCAGAG GTCAATCGTGAGTTAAAAAAGCTGCTGGTGGCTTCTGTTGGGGATGACCTTCAGTATCACTTTGAACGTGTAGCCCGTGAGAAAAATCagcttattttagaaaatgaagccCTGGGTCGAAATATCGCTCAGCTTTCCGAACAGTTAGAACGGATGTCGATACAATGTGATGTGTGGCGAAGTAAATTCCTCGCAAGCag GGTTATGGCAGATGAGTTAACCAACTCCAGAGCAGTTCTGCAGCGTCAGAACCGTGATGCACAGAGCGCTATACAAGATCTCCTGAGTGAACGGGAACAGTTTCGTCAGGAAATGATTGCTACGCAGAA GTTGCTGGAGGAGCTCTTGGTCTCTTTGCAGTGGGGAAGGGAGCAGACTTACTACCCTAGCGGGCAGCCTCACAGCACGGCAGAACTAGCATTAACAAATCACAAGTTGGCAAAAGCAGTAAATTCTCATCTTCTGGGAAATGTTGGCACAAATGGTCAAAAAAAGGTTCCATCAACAGTTGAATTCTGCAGTACTCCAGCAGAAAAAATGGCTGAAACg gTTCTACGCATTTTGGATCCAGTTACATGTACAGAAAGCTCACCTGATAATCCATTTTCTGAGTCTTCACCAGCCACCTTACTtgctacaaagaaaaatattggaCGATTTCATCCCTATACAAGATATGAAAATATAACTTTCAATTGCTGCAATCACTGCCAGGGAGAACTTATTGCACTTTAA
- the LOC136169587 gene encoding LOW QUALITY PROTEIN: SNRPN upstream reading frame protein-like (The sequence of the model RefSeq protein was modified relative to this genomic sequence to represent the inferred CDS: substituted 2 bases at 2 genomic stop codons): MVQARDHLHLRWTMEKHILEVEVQVKCGRTASLSNQXCHLYLRQXQQQQQVPVVDFQAELKRAFLVETTRNG, from the coding sequence ATGGTGCAAGCCAGGGACCATTTACACCTAAGATGGACTATGGAAAAGCACATACTGGAGGTGGAAGTCCAAGTCAAGTGTGGAAGGACAGCCTCACTGAGCAACCAGTAGTGTCACCTGTACCTGAggcaatagcagcagcagcagcaagtaccTGTGGTTGATTTCCAGGCAGAACTGAAACGAGCATTCTTAGTTGAGACAACAAGAAATGGTTAA